From Mycolicibacterium fluoranthenivorans, one genomic window encodes:
- a CDS encoding ABC transporter ATP-binding protein produces MRTPTTHPSRAATERQDQPPVLEAASLYRFFRAGDEEILALRGVSVTLYPGELVAIVGPSGSGKSTLLACLAGLDEPDGGAVRVDGARISHQPERLRARLRAQRIGVLYQDRNLLRHLTVTQNIALAQQIAGAVPQSHPRVLLASLGIAERGAAYPSQLSGGESARAGLAVALANDPVVILADEPTGELDGDTESDVLAVLRGRADAGTAILIASHSPAVMAIADRIVTLADGRVVP; encoded by the coding sequence ATGCGCACACCGACTACCCACCCCTCGAGAGCAGCGACCGAACGCCAGGACCAACCTCCGGTGTTGGAGGCCGCCTCGCTGTACCGGTTCTTCCGGGCCGGTGATGAGGAGATTCTGGCGCTGCGCGGCGTGTCCGTGACGTTGTACCCGGGGGAGTTGGTCGCGATCGTCGGGCCGTCGGGTTCGGGGAAGTCGACCCTGCTCGCGTGCCTGGCCGGGCTGGACGAGCCCGACGGGGGTGCGGTGCGCGTGGACGGTGCGCGGATCAGTCATCAACCCGAACGGCTGCGCGCGCGCCTGCGCGCCCAACGGATTGGCGTGCTCTATCAGGATCGAAACCTGCTGCGCCACTTGACCGTGACCCAGAACATTGCCCTCGCCCAGCAGATCGCCGGGGCGGTGCCACAGTCGCATCCTCGCGTGTTGTTGGCCTCACTCGGGATCGCCGAGCGCGGCGCGGCGTATCCGAGTCAGCTCTCCGGCGGGGAATCGGCCCGGGCGGGCCTTGCAGTCGCCTTGGCCAATGACCCCGTCGTGATCCTGGCCGACGAACCGACCGGTGAACTCGACGGTGACACCGAATCCGACGTGCTGGCCGTGCTCCGCGGCCGCGCCGACGCCGGTACCGCAATCCTGATCGCGAGCCACAGCCCCGCCGTCATGGCGATCGCCGACCGGATCGTCACCCTCGCCGACGGACGGGTCGTCCCATGA
- a CDS encoding sensor histidine kinase yields MRFAALCHPSQWQVRTRSTVAAALVVTVGMSLACGATLLVLFHTLRGSTQAAAAVRANQLAEQLRNDSPADLDPGLLATDGQVGVIQIVDRRGAVMAASAGAPATPLVSRSVTPPESVSLGRVQLPGSAGDNWVTARGADSPSGPVTVLVGGAREPVETIVGTVALLLGVGGPPVVILVAWATYLLVGGALKPVERIRSRVASISTKQLDERVPVPPTGDEIARLAETMNEMLARLESGHLAQRRFVSDASHELRSPLAAISTALELAHARPEMLDLALLDDSLIPEATRMRELIEDLLLLARADEQQLGGRADDVDLDDVLGAEKSRLQGHPGLTVQASISPVRVTGDKRQLVRMVRNLADNAARHAHGVVELQCRREGDNAVITIADDGLGIAPDQRERVFDRFVRLDASRARDAGGSGLGLAIVTEIVAAHRGTVTISDRIGGGACFTVTLPADVDSYVSADPSR; encoded by the coding sequence ATGAGGTTCGCGGCGTTGTGTCACCCGAGCCAATGGCAGGTTCGCACCCGGTCGACCGTCGCCGCGGCACTGGTGGTGACCGTCGGGATGAGCTTGGCCTGCGGTGCGACGCTGCTGGTGCTGTTCCACACTTTGCGCGGGTCGACGCAGGCCGCGGCCGCGGTGCGGGCCAATCAACTCGCCGAGCAGTTGCGCAACGACTCCCCGGCCGACCTCGACCCCGGTTTACTGGCCACCGACGGCCAGGTCGGCGTGATCCAAATAGTTGATCGCCGAGGTGCGGTGATGGCGGCCTCGGCCGGCGCACCGGCGACACCGCTGGTGTCGAGGTCGGTGACCCCGCCTGAGTCGGTCTCCCTCGGCCGGGTGCAGCTCCCCGGCAGCGCTGGCGACAACTGGGTGACTGCGCGGGGCGCCGACAGCCCGTCGGGCCCGGTGACCGTATTGGTGGGCGGGGCTCGGGAACCCGTCGAGACGATCGTCGGCACCGTGGCCTTGTTGCTGGGGGTCGGCGGCCCGCCGGTCGTGATCCTGGTCGCCTGGGCTACCTACCTACTTGTCGGCGGGGCGCTGAAGCCCGTGGAGCGGATCCGTTCGCGTGTGGCATCGATTTCCACGAAGCAGCTCGATGAGCGTGTCCCCGTACCTCCGACCGGTGACGAGATCGCGCGCCTCGCAGAGACGATGAACGAGATGTTGGCCCGGCTGGAATCCGGGCACCTCGCGCAACGGAGGTTCGTCAGCGACGCCTCCCACGAGCTGCGCAGTCCGTTGGCAGCGATCAGCACGGCCCTGGAACTCGCCCACGCGCGACCCGAGATGTTGGACCTCGCACTGCTCGACGACTCGTTGATACCAGAGGCGACCCGCATGCGAGAACTCATCGAGGACCTGCTGTTGCTCGCGCGGGCCGACGAACAACAGCTCGGCGGCCGCGCGGACGACGTCGACCTCGACGACGTACTCGGGGCCGAGAAGTCACGGCTGCAGGGACACCCCGGGTTGACCGTGCAGGCGTCGATATCGCCAGTACGGGTGACGGGCGACAAGCGGCAGCTCGTCCGGATGGTGCGAAATTTGGCGGACAACGCCGCGCGGCATGCACACGGCGTCGTCGAGCTGCAGTGCCGTCGAGAGGGGGACAACGCCGTCATCACGATTGCCGATGATGGGCTCGGCATCGCGCCGGATCAGCGGGAGCGTGTGTTCGATCGATTCGTCCGCCTCGATGCCTCCCGTGCCCGCGACGCCGGTGGCAGTGGGCTGGGACTGGCGATCGTCACCGAAATCGTTGCCGCGCACCGCGGTACGGTGACGATCAGCGACCGGATCGGCGGCGGCGCGTGCTTCACCGTCACGCTACCTGCTGACGTCGACAGCTATGTATCCGCGGACCCCAGCCGGTAG
- a CDS encoding ABC transporter ATP-binding protein translates to MNASRPSHAPVLGGRADPALIRADRVNRTYGAGTATTVAVRDVTFVVAPRARIALTGPSGSGKSTLLHLMAGLDSPTSGSVTWPGLDVGYGLEPARIGMVFQGPSLLPALDVTENVCLPLLFADCTESDAAVRAADALARLGIGDLARALPDELSGGQAQRVAVARVLAAAPRLILADEPTGQLDHRAAALVIDVLLQAADDLGAALIVSTHDPAVAGRLPTEWAMRDGGLRSTRGADHEEHR, encoded by the coding sequence ATGAACGCCTCCCGCCCATCGCACGCACCGGTGCTCGGCGGGCGCGCCGATCCGGCCTTGATCCGAGCTGACCGAGTCAACAGGACCTACGGCGCGGGTACCGCGACGACCGTTGCGGTACGCGACGTCACGTTCGTGGTGGCGCCGCGCGCCCGGATCGCGTTGACCGGTCCGTCGGGTTCGGGGAAATCAACGCTGCTGCACCTGATGGCCGGGTTGGACAGCCCCACCTCGGGAAGCGTGACCTGGCCAGGCCTCGACGTCGGTTACGGCCTCGAACCCGCCCGCATCGGCATGGTGTTCCAAGGGCCCAGTCTGCTACCCGCCCTGGACGTCACCGAAAACGTATGCCTCCCTTTGCTGTTCGCGGATTGCACCGAATCTGACGCCGCGGTGCGCGCTGCGGATGCGTTGGCCCGACTGGGCATCGGCGACCTCGCGCGTGCGCTGCCGGACGAACTGTCCGGCGGGCAGGCGCAACGGGTCGCGGTCGCCCGCGTGCTCGCCGCGGCGCCGCGGCTGATTTTGGCTGATGAACCCACCGGTCAGCTCGACCATCGCGCCGCTGCCCTGGTCATCGACGTGCTGCTGCAGGCCGCCGACGACCTCGGGGCCGCCCTGATCGTCTCCACCCATGACCCGGCGGTCGCCGGGCGGCTGCCCACCGAGTGGGCCATGCGCGACGGCGGGCTGCGCAGCACCCGCGGAGCCGACCACGAGGAGCATCGATGA
- a CDS encoding cation diffusion facilitator family transporter: MAHEPIATDPHEGNSHAGNDGHDHGPHDHGEGHSHDHDHGHGHSHDGWGGKFGAAIREVFAPHSHDASDSIDGALESSAAGIRAVKISLLALGATAIAQIVIVVISGSVALLADTIHNFSDALTAIPLWIAFALSTKAATRRYTYGFGRAEDLAGLFVVAMITLSAIIAGIESIRRLINPVPIDHVGWVAAAGLVGFIGNELVAVYRIRVGRQIGSAALIADGLHARTDGFTSLAVLFGAGGVALGFPLADPIIGLVITVAILAVLRTAVRDIFRRLMDAVDPKFVDTAEAALAAEPGVTGVRSVKMRWMGHRLHADAELDIDPATSLSEAHRIAHDAEHTLTHAVPKLSSALVHAYPAGGSTEPEDHRHDVEPSHPHQH, encoded by the coding sequence ATGGCCCACGAACCCATCGCGACCGACCCTCACGAAGGAAACTCGCACGCGGGCAACGATGGTCACGACCACGGCCCCCATGACCACGGCGAGGGGCACAGCCACGACCATGACCACGGTCACGGTCACAGTCACGACGGGTGGGGCGGGAAGTTCGGCGCGGCCATCCGCGAGGTGTTCGCCCCACACAGCCACGACGCCTCCGACAGCATCGACGGCGCCCTGGAATCCAGCGCCGCCGGCATTCGGGCGGTGAAGATCAGCCTGCTGGCCCTCGGCGCAACGGCCATCGCCCAGATCGTCATCGTGGTGATCTCCGGTTCAGTCGCACTGCTAGCCGACACAATTCACAATTTTTCCGACGCGCTGACCGCGATCCCGCTGTGGATCGCCTTCGCCCTCAGTACGAAGGCCGCAACCCGGCGCTACACCTACGGGTTCGGACGGGCCGAAGACCTCGCCGGGCTCTTCGTCGTCGCCATGATCACCCTGTCGGCCATCATCGCCGGAATCGAATCCATCCGCCGCCTGATCAACCCCGTACCCATCGACCACGTCGGCTGGGTCGCCGCCGCTGGACTCGTCGGGTTCATCGGCAACGAACTGGTCGCCGTCTACCGCATCCGCGTCGGACGCCAGATCGGCTCAGCAGCACTGATCGCCGACGGCCTACACGCCCGCACCGACGGCTTCACTTCCCTGGCAGTGCTTTTCGGTGCCGGAGGCGTCGCGCTGGGCTTCCCCCTGGCCGACCCCATCATCGGACTCGTCATCACCGTCGCGATCCTCGCCGTCCTGCGCACCGCCGTCCGCGACATCTTCCGCCGACTCATGGACGCCGTAGACCCCAAGTTCGTCGACACCGCCGAAGCCGCCCTGGCCGCCGAACCAGGCGTCACCGGGGTACGCAGCGTGAAGATGCGCTGGATGGGACACCGGCTGCACGCCGACGCCGAACTCGACATCGACCCCGCCACAAGTCTCTCCGAGGCGCACCGCATCGCTCACGACGCCGAACACACGCTCACCCACGCCGTGCCGAAACTGTCCTCGGCACTCGTCCACGCCTACCCCGCCGGAGGCTCCACCGAACCGGAGGACCATCGTCACGACGTCGAGCCGTCTCACCCGCACCAGCACTAG
- a CDS encoding heavy metal translocating P-type ATPase — translation MGPTTATGEEVRGWRAPRSSAWSLPEVRWALLATVLFVVGGLAQLAGTPPWLYWTLYLACYVTGGWEPGWAGLQALRDKTLDVDLLMVAAAIGAAAIGQVFDGALLIVIFATSGALEAVATKRTEDSVRGLLDLAPDTATRITNGGAEEVVDTAVLDVGDVLMIRPGERIGGDGTVVDGASEVDQATITGEPLPVDKATGDEVFAGTVNGTGTLRVRVTRPAADTVIARIVAMVSEASASKAKMQLFIEKIEQRYSIGMVLATIALFTIPLLLGADLQPTLLRAMTFMIVASPCALVLSTMPPLLSAIANAGRHGVLVKSAVVLEKLSTVTHVAFDKTGTLTEGSPQLVHIRPVPDAAVDDAELLALAAAAENSSEHPLARAIVAAARDAGLTLQPVEDFGSTPGHGVRARIGEDLVDVGNPTLLPAVREIAHEMVDDLEQTGHTAVIVRLNGTVVGVLGLTDRVRDAAADMVAALTELTGAQPILLTGDNPRAAAALAAQVGITDVRAGLLPQDKVEAVRELEAGGAKAMLVGDGVNDAPAMALATVGVAMGRTGSDLALDTADAVITRDDLSTIPAVLALARRARRLVIANLTIAATFIAVLVAWDLIGHLPLPLGVAGHEGSTIVVGLNGLRLLRDAAWPSTRGTKATAKTGK, via the coding sequence TTGGGCCCAACGACCGCTACCGGCGAGGAGGTCCGTGGGTGGCGGGCACCCCGGTCGAGCGCGTGGTCGCTGCCCGAGGTGCGGTGGGCACTTCTCGCGACCGTGCTGTTCGTGGTGGGCGGGCTCGCCCAGCTCGCTGGGACACCGCCGTGGCTGTACTGGACGCTGTATCTGGCGTGCTACGTCACCGGCGGCTGGGAGCCGGGATGGGCAGGGCTGCAAGCCCTACGCGACAAGACGCTCGACGTCGATCTGCTGATGGTGGCCGCCGCGATCGGAGCCGCCGCGATCGGCCAGGTCTTCGACGGCGCCCTGCTGATCGTCATCTTCGCCACCTCCGGCGCACTGGAGGCCGTGGCCACCAAACGCACCGAGGACTCGGTGCGCGGCCTGCTCGATCTGGCCCCCGACACCGCCACCCGCATCACCAATGGCGGCGCGGAAGAGGTGGTGGACACTGCGGTACTCGACGTGGGCGATGTGTTGATGATCCGCCCCGGTGAACGCATCGGCGGTGACGGCACAGTCGTCGACGGCGCCAGCGAGGTCGACCAGGCCACCATCACCGGCGAACCCCTACCGGTGGACAAGGCAACCGGTGACGAGGTGTTCGCCGGCACGGTCAACGGCACTGGCACCCTGAGGGTGCGGGTGACACGCCCGGCAGCGGACACGGTGATCGCGCGGATCGTCGCGATGGTGTCCGAAGCCAGCGCCAGCAAGGCCAAGATGCAGCTGTTCATCGAAAAGATCGAACAGCGCTACTCGATCGGCATGGTCCTTGCCACGATCGCACTGTTCACCATTCCGCTGCTGCTCGGCGCTGATCTACAACCCACTCTGCTACGGGCGATGACATTCATGATCGTCGCCTCACCGTGCGCGCTGGTGTTGTCCACCATGCCGCCGCTGCTGTCGGCGATCGCCAACGCCGGCCGCCACGGCGTCCTGGTCAAATCCGCCGTCGTACTCGAAAAGCTCAGCACCGTCACCCATGTCGCGTTCGACAAGACCGGCACCCTCACCGAAGGCTCCCCCCAGTTGGTACACATCCGCCCAGTGCCCGATGCCGCGGTCGACGACGCCGAACTGCTCGCGTTGGCCGCCGCCGCCGAGAACTCGTCGGAGCACCCGTTGGCCCGTGCCATCGTCGCCGCAGCACGCGACGCGGGTCTGACCCTGCAGCCCGTCGAGGACTTCGGCTCCACCCCCGGCCACGGGGTGCGTGCCCGCATCGGCGAGGACCTCGTCGATGTCGGCAATCCCACCCTGTTGCCCGCGGTCCGCGAGATCGCCCACGAGATGGTGGACGACCTCGAACAGACCGGCCACACCGCGGTCATCGTTCGACTCAACGGCACCGTGGTCGGGGTGCTGGGCTTGACCGACCGGGTCCGCGACGCTGCGGCTGACATGGTGGCCGCGCTGACCGAACTCACTGGGGCCCAGCCGATCCTGTTGACCGGTGACAACCCGCGCGCCGCTGCAGCGCTCGCCGCTCAGGTCGGCATCACCGATGTCCGTGCAGGGCTGCTACCTCAGGACAAAGTCGAGGCCGTACGCGAACTGGAAGCTGGTGGCGCCAAGGCGATGCTGGTCGGTGACGGTGTCAACGACGCACCCGCCATGGCCCTCGCCACCGTCGGGGTCGCCATGGGACGCACCGGGTCAGACCTCGCCCTCGACACCGCCGATGCCGTCATCACCCGCGACGACCTGTCCACCATCCCCGCCGTCCTTGCTCTAGCGCGCCGGGCTCGCCGCCTCGTAATCGCCAACCTCACCATCGCGGCCACCTTCATCGCCGTGCTGGTCGCCTGGGACCTCATCGGTCACCTCCCACTCCCACTTGGAGTGGCCGGCCACGAAGGCTCCACCATCGTCGTCGGGCTCAACGGCCTACGACTACTCCGAGACGCCGCCTGGCCATCGACACGAGGCACGAAGGCCACAGCCAAGACCGGGAAATGA
- a CDS encoding ArsR/SmtB family transcription factor encodes MNADTGGCRRRLPEDQVGLVVEVFRMLADATRVQVLWALVDREMSVNELAEHVGKPAPSVSQHLAKLRMARLVRTRREGTTIFYSMENDHVAQLVTDAVFNAEHSGPGVPGHHASTGELRALHPDTPADPSPRHKEG; translated from the coding sequence ATGAATGCAGATACGGGTGGATGTCGTCGGCGGTTGCCCGAGGACCAGGTCGGCTTGGTCGTCGAGGTGTTCCGGATGCTCGCTGACGCCACCCGCGTGCAGGTCTTGTGGGCGCTGGTGGACCGTGAGATGTCGGTCAACGAACTGGCTGAGCACGTCGGGAAACCGGCCCCGTCGGTGTCGCAGCACCTGGCCAAGTTGCGGATGGCACGGCTGGTGCGGACCCGTCGTGAGGGCACCACGATCTTCTACAGCATGGAGAACGACCACGTCGCGCAGCTGGTCACCGACGCGGTGTTCAACGCCGAACACTCCGGCCCCGGCGTACCGGGACACCACGCCAGCACCGGGGAGCTGCGAGCACTTCATCCCGACACTCCCGCAGACCCCTCACCGCGTCACAAGGAAGGCTGA
- a CDS encoding ArsR/SmtB family transcription factor, translating into MHTSLPDFQMPNEEQVHLAAESFRMLSDPTRIKVLWALLQGESSVACLAELADVAPTVVSQHLAKLRLAGLVKGRREGTFVFYSAADQHVHRLLSQALFHADHIDAGAGDIAARQPATS; encoded by the coding sequence ATGCACACCTCGCTGCCGGACTTTCAAATGCCCAACGAGGAACAGGTGCACCTCGCAGCGGAGTCATTTCGGATGCTCAGCGACCCGACTCGAATCAAAGTCCTCTGGGCGCTGCTGCAAGGCGAGTCCTCGGTGGCGTGCCTGGCCGAGTTGGCTGACGTAGCCCCCACCGTCGTCAGTCAGCATCTAGCCAAGCTGCGGTTAGCGGGCCTGGTCAAAGGCCGCCGCGAAGGAACCTTCGTGTTCTACTCGGCAGCCGACCAGCACGTCCACCGGCTCCTCAGCCAGGCGCTGTTTCACGCTGATCACATCGATGCCGGCGCTGGCGACATCGCCGCGCGTCAGCCCGCCACGTCCTGA
- a CDS encoding response regulator transcription factor, giving the protein MRILLVEDEVRLAETVRRGLVAEGFVVDVQHDGLSGLEAATAGGFDVLVLDIMLPGKSGYDIVRDLRKNQVWTPVLMLSAKDGEYDLADAFDLGADDYLIKPFSFVVLVARLRALLRRGAPERPTLLTVDDLALDPARHRVSRGAVELDLTPREYGVLEFLMRHAGAVMTKHQILQSVWDLNYDGDDNIVEVYVGYLRRKVDAPFGTHTIHTVRGVGYRLGSADT; this is encoded by the coding sequence GTGCGCATTCTGCTCGTCGAGGATGAGGTGCGCCTGGCCGAAACCGTTCGCCGCGGCTTGGTCGCCGAGGGTTTCGTCGTTGACGTGCAACACGACGGGCTGTCGGGATTAGAGGCGGCCACGGCGGGCGGCTTCGACGTCCTCGTCCTCGACATCATGTTGCCTGGCAAGAGCGGCTACGACATTGTCCGCGATCTGCGGAAGAACCAAGTGTGGACGCCGGTGCTGATGCTCTCGGCCAAGGACGGTGAGTACGACCTCGCCGACGCGTTCGATCTGGGCGCTGATGACTACCTGATCAAGCCATTTTCGTTCGTCGTGCTGGTCGCACGACTGCGGGCGCTGCTCCGCCGCGGCGCACCCGAGAGGCCGACCCTGCTCACAGTCGATGACTTGGCACTAGACCCGGCGCGCCATCGGGTCAGCCGCGGTGCCGTCGAGTTGGACTTGACGCCCCGCGAATACGGCGTGCTGGAATTCTTGATGCGCCATGCCGGAGCTGTGATGACCAAGCACCAAATCCTGCAGTCGGTGTGGGACCTCAACTACGACGGCGATGACAACATCGTCGAGGTCTACGTCGGCTACCTCCGCCGAAAGGTCGACGCACCCTTCGGTACTCACACGATTCACACGGTGCGCGGTGTCGGCTACCGGCTGGGGTCCGCGGATACATAG
- a CDS encoding ABC transporter permease: MTAAVLGPTLIVVCVLFAVAAAAVYRLAGLGGIWTVPVAAARAAAQLAAIAAVLATAMTRLWSSAAVLMVMFIVAVLTAAGRSQADRGRLWLTMPLATGVAAVIPALLLTGLVPLTGAALIPTVGIILGGSMTAVAVAARRSLDTLATRNGEVEAALSLGLSERDSRRLVIERSAADALLPNVDQARTAGLVTLPGAFVGVLLATGSAAQAGAVQVLVLIGLLLAQGCGVALTGELVARGRISRRPHAMTH; the protein is encoded by the coding sequence ATGACCGCTGCAGTGTTGGGCCCGACGCTAATCGTGGTGTGCGTACTGTTCGCCGTTGCCGCGGCCGCCGTCTATCGGTTGGCAGGCCTGGGCGGAATCTGGACGGTGCCGGTTGCCGCCGCACGCGCGGCCGCTCAATTGGCCGCGATCGCCGCGGTGTTGGCGACGGCGATGACCCGGCTGTGGTCCTCGGCGGCGGTGCTGATGGTGATGTTCATCGTCGCCGTGCTCACCGCAGCGGGTCGCAGTCAGGCCGACCGCGGACGTCTCTGGCTGACCATGCCATTGGCCACCGGTGTGGCCGCGGTCATCCCGGCGCTCCTGCTGACGGGTTTGGTTCCATTGACCGGGGCGGCGCTCATACCCACCGTTGGCATCATTCTCGGCGGATCGATGACCGCCGTCGCCGTCGCTGCGCGGCGCAGTCTGGACACCTTGGCCACCCGGAACGGTGAAGTCGAAGCCGCCCTCAGCCTAGGTCTGTCCGAACGGGACTCCCGCCGTCTGGTGATCGAACGGTCCGCCGCCGACGCCCTGTTGCCCAATGTCGATCAGGCCCGCACGGCCGGTCTGGTCACCCTGCCTGGAGCCTTCGTCGGAGTACTGCTGGCAACCGGCTCGGCCGCCCAAGCCGGCGCGGTGCAGGTCCTCGTCCTCATCGGGCTGCTGCTAGCCCAAGGCTGTGGTGTCGCCCTGACCGGGGAACTCGTCGCCCGCGGCCGGATCAGTCGACGCCCACACGCAATGACGCACTGA